One window of the Onychostoma macrolepis isolate SWU-2019 chromosome 21, ASM1243209v1, whole genome shotgun sequence genome contains the following:
- the LOC131528461 gene encoding uncharacterized protein LOC131528461 isoform X2 — translation MEEDEDLETLGEKLYELIYPKYTEMTPKLTGMLLELPASVVSQMLFDEALLNKALERAQTALMSPDNSEPVSHTEDAASASSDSLGEQLYDLIDLYNTGHTQKITGMLLEQKKEAVLQLLSDHSLLEERVKIALKTLQEQGEEGTDVSDGSDREEVESVGETLFNVVHQLDPTHCADITGMLLEMDSGMLRQILSDRSMLEDAVQRAKSALEGNLSPTHSEMSE, via the exons ATGGAGGAAGATGAAGATCTGGAGACTCTGGGAGAGAAACTGTATGAACTGATATATCCTAAATACACTGAGATGACACCTAAACTTACAG GAATGCTGTTGGAGTTGCCTGCTTCTGTTGTGTCTCAGATGTTGTTTGATGAAGCTCTGCTGAATAAAGCtctggaaagagcacagactgCTCTCATGTCACCTGACAACAG TGAACCCGTGTCTCACACTGAAGATGCGGCATCTGCGTCCTCCGACTCTCTGGGTGAACAGCTGTATGACCTCATTGACCTCTACAACACTGGACACACACAGAAAATAACAG GCATGTTATTGGAGCAGAAGAAGGAGGCGGTGCTTCAGCTGCTGTCGGATCATTCGCTCCTCGAGGAACGAGTCAAGATCGCCCTGAAAACCTTGCAGGA GCAGGGTGAAGAGGGGACAGACGTGAGTGACGGCTCTGACAGAGAGGAAGTGGAATCCGTCGGAGAGACGCTTTTCAATGTTGTGCATCAGTTAGACCCCACCCACTGCGCTGACATCACTG GGATGCTGCTGGAAATGGATTCTGGAATGCTGAGACAGATTCTGTCCGACCGAAGCATGCTGGAAGATGCAGTTCAGAGAGCAAAAAGTGCACTG GAGGGCAATCTAAGCCCAACACACTCAGAGATGTCAGAATGA
- the LOC131528461 gene encoding uncharacterized protein LOC131528461 isoform X3 — protein sequence MEEDEDLETLGEKLYELIYPKYTEMTPKLTGMLLELPASVVSQMLFDEALLNKALERAQTALMSPDNSEPVSHTEDAASASSDSLGEQLYDLIDLYNTGHTQKITGMLLEQKKEAVLQLLSDHSLLEERVKIALKTLQEQGEEGTDVSDGSDREEVESVGETLFNVVHQLDPTHCADITGMLLEMDSGMLRQILSDRSMLEDAVQRAKSALDF from the exons ATGGAGGAAGATGAAGATCTGGAGACTCTGGGAGAGAAACTGTATGAACTGATATATCCTAAATACACTGAGATGACACCTAAACTTACAG GAATGCTGTTGGAGTTGCCTGCTTCTGTTGTGTCTCAGATGTTGTTTGATGAAGCTCTGCTGAATAAAGCtctggaaagagcacagactgCTCTCATGTCACCTGACAACAG TGAACCCGTGTCTCACACTGAAGATGCGGCATCTGCGTCCTCCGACTCTCTGGGTGAACAGCTGTATGACCTCATTGACCTCTACAACACTGGACACACACAGAAAATAACAG GCATGTTATTGGAGCAGAAGAAGGAGGCGGTGCTTCAGCTGCTGTCGGATCATTCGCTCCTCGAGGAACGAGTCAAGATCGCCCTGAAAACCTTGCAGGA GCAGGGTGAAGAGGGGACAGACGTGAGTGACGGCTCTGACAGAGAGGAAGTGGAATCCGTCGGAGAGACGCTTTTCAATGTTGTGCATCAGTTAGACCCCACCCACTGCGCTGACATCACTG GGATGCTGCTGGAAATGGATTCTGGAATGCTGAGACAGATTCTGTCCGACCGAAGCATGCTGGAAGATGCAGTTCAGAGAGCAAAAAGTGCACTG GATTTTTGA
- the LOC131528461 gene encoding uncharacterized protein LOC131528461 isoform X1: MEEDEDLETLGEKLYELIYPKYTEMTPKLTGMLLELPASVVSQMLFDEALLNKALERAQTALMSPDNSEPVSHTEDAASASSDSLGEQLYDLIDLYNTGHTQKITGMLLEQKKEAVLQLLSDHSLLEERVKIALKTLQEQGEEGTDVSDGSDREEVESVGETLFNVVHQLDPTHCADITGMLLEMDSGMLRQILSDRSMLEDAVQRAKSALILQKKSILLFSKDALN, from the exons ATGGAGGAAGATGAAGATCTGGAGACTCTGGGAGAGAAACTGTATGAACTGATATATCCTAAATACACTGAGATGACACCTAAACTTACAG GAATGCTGTTGGAGTTGCCTGCTTCTGTTGTGTCTCAGATGTTGTTTGATGAAGCTCTGCTGAATAAAGCtctggaaagagcacagactgCTCTCATGTCACCTGACAACAG TGAACCCGTGTCTCACACTGAAGATGCGGCATCTGCGTCCTCCGACTCTCTGGGTGAACAGCTGTATGACCTCATTGACCTCTACAACACTGGACACACACAGAAAATAACAG GCATGTTATTGGAGCAGAAGAAGGAGGCGGTGCTTCAGCTGCTGTCGGATCATTCGCTCCTCGAGGAACGAGTCAAGATCGCCCTGAAAACCTTGCAGGA GCAGGGTGAAGAGGGGACAGACGTGAGTGACGGCTCTGACAGAGAGGAAGTGGAATCCGTCGGAGAGACGCTTTTCAATGTTGTGCATCAGTTAGACCCCACCCACTGCGCTGACATCACTG GGATGCTGCTGGAAATGGATTCTGGAATGCTGAGACAGATTCTGTCCGACCGAAGCATGCTGGAAGATGCAGTTCAGAGAGCAAAAAGTGCACTG aTACTTCAgaagaaatcaatacttttgttcagcaaggatgcattaaactga
- the rpl28 gene encoding 60S ribosomal protein L28 — MASPHLQWMVIRNASSFLIKRNKQTYSTEPNNLKARNAFRFNGLIHRKTVGIEPAADGKGVVVILKKRAGQCKPATSYEKITVNKNSRATLASVRNIIRKNKYRRDLRMAALRRVSAILRSQKPVVVRKKRSRAPKSS, encoded by the exons ATGGCATCGCCTCACCTGCAGTGGATGGTCATCAGGAACGCCTCCAGTTTTCTCATCAAGAGGAACAAGCAGACCTATAGCACT GAGCCAAATAACCTGAAGGCCAGGAATGCTTTCCGCTTCAATGGTCTCATTCACCGCAAGACCGTTGGCATCGAGCCGGCCGCTGATGGTAAAGGTGTGGTCGTCATCCTGAAGAAACGTGCAG GTCAGTGCAAACCTGCCACCTCCTATGAGAAGATCACAGTCAACAAGAACTCTCGTGCCACCCTCGCCAGCGTGAGGAACATCATccgcaaaaataaatacaggagGGACCTGCGCATG GCTGCTCTGAGACGCGTTAGCGCCATCCTGAGGAGTCAGAAGCCTGTGGTGGTGCGGAAGAAGCGCTCCAGGGCTCCCAAGAGTTCATAA